In one window of Temnothorax longispinosus isolate EJ_2023e chromosome 11, Tlon_JGU_v1, whole genome shotgun sequence DNA:
- the LOC139822118 gene encoding uncharacterized protein, translated as MCEQGFVKANSNNLPQINMFAVLEFLKDDDRFNAPEIRCAKASLNCRESYGDAAVGYVQVKREGDLCIVKCRVCPEHRVRSKAYSTTYSTLIINEATEKIIDVQCHDCAAATGGCKHALAVLMWVHRRSEDSAPTEIACYWKKSRLSGVGTTLKYVEVKDLGIQKVHKLKRTSIPDNSTFLHDVLELAESKQIDCQISRLEVDLKCLKTNNLSLHRLLLKFHLNGGLMSGNFLTFASSEMTQVLCDEAEQLTRNQSDCPL; from the exons ATGTGTGAACAAGGCTTCGTGAAAGCAAATAGCAATAATTTGCCGCAAATTAACATGTTTGCGGTGTTAGAATTTCTCAAAGATGATGATCGTTTCAATGCTCCAGAAATACGTTGTGCCAAAGCTTCATT gaacTGTCGTGAGAGCTATGGAGATGCAGCTGTAGGTTATGTCCAAGTAAAACGTGAAGGAGACCTCTGCATTGTAAAATGTCGAGTATGTCCTGAACATAGGGTTCGGAGCAAAGCATATTCAACAACATATTCAACATTAATCATTAATGAAGCAACAGAGAAAATCATAGACGTTCAGTGTCATGATTGCGCAGCAGCAACAG GTGGATGTAAACATGCTTTAGCAGTTCTCATGTGGGTACATCGAAGGAGCGAAGACTCTGCGCCTACAGAAATAGCATGCTATTGGAAAAAATCTCGTTTGTCAGGTGTAGGAACGACACTCAAATATGTCGAAGTCAAAGATTTAGGCATTCAGAAAGTACATAAACTAAAACGAACATCCATTCCCGATAATAGCACTTTCTTACACGACGTTCTAGAACTGGCAGAAAGTAAACAAATTGACTGTCAAATTTCACGACTAGAGGTTGACTTGAAATGTctgaaaacaaataatttatcgttGCACAGACTCCTTTTAAAATTTCACTTAAATGGAGGTCTGATGTCAGgaaattttcttacttttgcCAGTTCTGAGATGACTCAAGTTTTATGCGATGAAGCTGAACAATTGACACGAAACCAGAGTGATTGCCCACTGTGA